The following coding sequences lie in one Heliangelus exortis chromosome 6, bHelExo1.hap1, whole genome shotgun sequence genomic window:
- the ACADL gene encoding long-chain specific acyl-CoA dehydrogenase, mitochondrial, whose protein sequence is MALRLFRCRGLLRAAGSRSSSAQASPLQTEHHGTKRPEPSFAKSLMDIGTRRIFSSDHDIFRESARKFFQEEVLPFHAEWEKEGQVSRELWQKAGQQGLLGVAISEKHGGIGADILSSAVVWEEQMYVNCTGPGFSLHSDIVMPYIANYGSEEQVKRFIPEMIAGNCIGAIAMTEPGAGSDLQGVRTFAKKDGSDWILNGSKVFITNGWMSDVVIVVAVTNREAKSPAHGISLFLVENGTKGFIKGRKLNKIGLKAQDTAELFFEDVRLPASALLGKENKGFYYLMAELPQERLLIADMALASCEFMFEETRNYVRQRKAFGKTISHLQTVQHKLAEMKTQICVGRAFMDNCLQLHADKRLDSATASMAKYWCSDLQNSIATQCVQLHGGWGYMWEYPIAKAFVDARVQPIYGGTNEIMKELIARDIVSDK, encoded by the exons TCCTCTGCAAACTGAACATCATGGCACAAAGCGCCCAGAACCATCTTTTGCTAAAAGTTTGATGGACATAGGTACCCGGAGGATCTTCTCATCAGATCATGATATCTTCAGGGAGAGTGCCAGGAAGTTCTTCCAGGAGGAAGTGCTACCTTTTCATGCAGA atggGAGAAGGAAGGTCAGGTGAGCAGGGAGCTCTGGCAAAAGGCTGGACAACAGGGTTTGCTGGGTGTTGCTATCTCTGAAAAACATGGAGGCATCGGAGCAGATATTCTCTCTTCAGCTGTGGTCTGGGAGGAGCA GATGTATGTTAACTGTACTGGCCCAGGATTCAGCCTTCATTCAGATATAGTCATGCCCTACATTGCAAACTATGGCTCTGAAGAGCAGGTTAAACGTTTTATCCCTGAAATGATTGCAGGCAACTGCATTGGAGCTATTGCCATGACAGAACCTGGGGCTGGCAG tGACTTGCAGGGAGTACGAACATTTGCGAAAAAGGATGGAAGTGACTGGATTCTTAATGGGAGTAAG GTGTTCATCACTAATGGTTGGATGAGTGATGTAGTGATTGTGGTGGCAGTGACAAACCGGGAGGCCAAATCCCCTGCTCATGGGATCAGCCTTTTTCTGGTGGAAAATGGAACAAAAGGTTTCATCAAAGGACGCAAACTGAACAAAATTGGCTTGAAAGCTCAA GACACAGCAGAGCTATTTTTTGAAGATGTGCGGTTGCCAGCTAGTGCCTTGcttggaaaagagaacaaaggCTTCTATTATCTGATGGCAGAGCTCCCACAG gaaagactgCTGATTGCTGATATGGCTCTTGCCAGCTGTGAGTTCATGTTTGAAGAAACGAGGAATTATGTGAggcaaagaaaagcttttgggAAGACCATTTCACACCTACAG ACAGTACAGCACAAGCTggcagaaatgaaaacacagatttgTGTGGGCCGAGCTTTTATGGACAACTGTTTGCAGCTGCATGCAGATAAACGCCTGGACTCTGCCACAGCTTCTATGGCCAAGTATTG GTGTTCTGATCTCCAAAACAGCATAGCAACTCAGTGTGTGCAACTGCATGGAGGATGGGGGTACATGTGGGAGTATCCAATTGCAAA agcTTTTGTGGATGCCCGTGTTCAGCCAATCTATGGTGGCACCAATGAAATAATGAAGGAGCTGATTGCTAGAGATATTGTCAGTGACAAGTAG